A DNA window from Allokutzneria albata contains the following coding sequences:
- a CDS encoding sigma-70 family RNA polymerase sigma factor: protein MASAQGDTPGRGDAELITDVRNGSTEAYGQLYERHVAAAYNLARQLARSNAEADDLVSEAFAKVLDTLRAGRGPDAAFRAYLLTALRHTAYDKTRRDRKVEFSDDISGVADAAAAVVPFTDTAVAGLDRSLAAKAFARLPERWQAVLWHTEIEGQSPAEVAPILGLTPNGVSALAYRAREGLRQAYLQVHVGAGTEEHCRATIERLGAWTRDGLSRRETAQVEAHLDSCDRCRVLAAELGEVNGALRLVIAPLVLGGAVTAYLAAAGAGSAKAAAAGLAAAGAAAGAGAGSGGGVGGAASALPRQVVGSAVSAVALGAAIAVGMTADQGQEPPKIAAQQTTRQVVPPPPEPEPPQPPSPPPAQPTPPPPPPPTTPPPTTPPPVPPPPPEPQPARLVPSVSAPQGPLVPGGPPQEMGITVANNGEKPSDPVTVKLNLPPGVTVGKPAPRFAPMGSRAIIECASATCTSPGGIAPGDSATFRFKLYAAPDAKPGTITGTINAGALPNVSIPTVPVEVKPVDAIDLSARVRYIGRWPARLDIVATNRGSQRGKMHVEIVVPKGFVGIGWPAPCTGQGTTLHCEKVVNPGSQYTVQLWLLSVGADKGTVQLRARLGSATKSLAVPVDLPEHEVGIPGLSPNINSVPPVPGGLRVPGDPAPSPAPHPTTTPSSTSPPRTTPTTPTTTSGG from the coding sequence GTGGCGAGCGCGCAGGGGGACACACCGGGCCGCGGTGACGCTGAGCTGATCACCGACGTCCGCAACGGGTCGACCGAGGCATACGGGCAGCTCTACGAGCGACATGTGGCGGCTGCTTACAACCTCGCGCGCCAGCTCGCGCGCTCGAACGCGGAAGCGGACGACCTGGTCTCCGAGGCATTTGCCAAGGTCCTCGACACGCTTCGGGCAGGTCGCGGACCCGACGCGGCGTTCCGCGCTTACTTGCTGACCGCCCTCAGGCACACCGCCTACGACAAGACCCGCAGGGACCGGAAGGTCGAGTTCTCCGACGACATCTCCGGTGTCGCCGACGCCGCCGCCGCGGTCGTGCCGTTCACCGACACCGCGGTCGCCGGGCTGGACCGCTCGCTGGCGGCCAAGGCATTCGCCAGGCTGCCGGAGCGGTGGCAGGCCGTGCTCTGGCATACCGAGATCGAGGGACAGTCCCCCGCCGAGGTCGCCCCCATCCTGGGGCTCACCCCGAACGGCGTCTCGGCGCTGGCCTACCGCGCCCGCGAGGGCCTGCGCCAGGCGTACCTCCAGGTGCACGTCGGCGCCGGGACCGAGGAGCACTGCCGCGCCACGATCGAACGGCTGGGCGCCTGGACCAGGGACGGACTGTCCCGCAGGGAGACCGCCCAGGTCGAGGCGCACCTCGACAGCTGCGACCGCTGCCGCGTCCTCGCCGCCGAACTCGGCGAGGTCAACGGCGCGCTGCGGCTGGTCATCGCCCCGCTCGTGCTCGGCGGCGCGGTCACCGCGTACCTCGCCGCCGCGGGCGCGGGCTCGGCCAAGGCCGCCGCGGCCGGGCTGGCCGCGGCCGGTGCCGCCGCCGGGGCCGGAGCGGGCAGCGGTGGCGGTGTGGGCGGCGCCGCGAGCGCGCTGCCCCGGCAGGTCGTCGGCAGCGCGGTCTCCGCGGTCGCGCTCGGCGCCGCCATCGCGGTCGGGATGACCGCGGACCAGGGTCAGGAGCCGCCGAAGATCGCCGCGCAGCAGACCACGCGACAGGTGGTGCCACCGCCGCCCGAGCCCGAACCGCCGCAACCCCCGTCGCCCCCGCCCGCGCAGCCGACCCCGCCTCCGCCACCCCCGCCGACAACCCCGCCGCCGACGACCCCGCCGCCCGTGCCGCCTCCGCCGCCGGAGCCGCAGCCCGCCCGGCTGGTGCCCTCGGTGTCCGCGCCGCAGGGACCGCTGGTGCCCGGTGGGCCGCCGCAGGAGATGGGCATCACCGTGGCCAACAACGGGGAGAAGCCCTCCGACCCGGTCACGGTGAAGCTGAACCTGCCGCCCGGCGTCACGGTCGGCAAACCCGCGCCGCGGTTCGCGCCGATGGGATCGCGCGCGATCATCGAGTGCGCCAGTGCGACGTGCACCAGCCCCGGCGGCATCGCGCCGGGTGACTCCGCGACGTTCCGGTTCAAGCTCTACGCGGCGCCGGACGCCAAACCCGGCACGATCACCGGGACGATCAACGCCGGCGCGCTGCCGAACGTCAGCATCCCGACCGTGCCGGTCGAGGTGAAGCCCGTCGACGCGATCGACCTGTCGGCCCGGGTGCGCTACATCGGCCGCTGGCCCGCGCGGCTGGACATCGTCGCGACCAACCGCGGCTCGCAGCGCGGGAAGATGCACGTCGAGATCGTCGTCCCGAAGGGCTTCGTCGGCATCGGCTGGCCCGCCCCGTGCACCGGTCAGGGCACCACGCTGCACTGCGAGAAGGTGGTGAACCCGGGCAGCCAGTACACGGTGCAGCTGTGGCTGCTCTCGGTCGGCGCGGACAAGGGCACGGTGCAGCTGCGCGCCAGGCTCGGCTCCGCGACCAAGTCGCTGGCGGTCCCCGTCGACCTGCCCGAGCACGAGGTCGGCATCCCCGGGCTGAGCCCGAACATCAACAGCGTGCCCCCGGTCCCCGGTGGTCTCCGCGTCCCCGGCGACCCGGCCCCGTCCCCCGCGCCTCACCCCACCACGACGCCGTCCTCGACCAGCCCGCCCCGCACCACCCCGACCACGCCCACCACCACCTCCGGCGGCTGA